In Crassostrea angulata isolate pt1a10 chromosome 6, ASM2561291v2, whole genome shotgun sequence, a genomic segment contains:
- the LOC128187786 gene encoding FYVE and coiled-coil domain-containing protein 1-like isoform X1 has product MSAPTVPFARSGQQVASSPGSQVSSSPTLVSYPQNDRIIQDISECIADLKSDFEDNQQPLTDDNQQLQRFCAKLEYLLRADMKDKYTILGKKKDYWDYICDCLGSTKGINDGIKYVKTLGDYKTSVGKGRAFLRFCLMHNRMADSLQACIMNGKVTSDYFHPKSIWLNHDKSSSLISNLYDLTDLQFDLAPRGYDLDNAWPSFAKKTPGNQNWNPPSRADSMSSLISIPIQENRRGESFSESFDVENSLRQEYGDQIEALEQQKKSLQQSVVHTKSEIEIIQGQYADLKTQHEALTVENKELQKSHDRMCLEVESKEKEMQMRGEVHQREVKSLEEDLKKREEVGQSLQEKIDRLETSHQGSHDSLRTQVSELEKSNADLQMQVRNLMSDLANSIEGDSKKSEEISSQEAKVKTLESKNQELLQRIENMIASKDSEASARMDSVNQMQGLVGNLKEVEAEKLRLETQLAEIMRENESRRSQIEVMEKEKVEGEEKWQQVVGELERKVKEVEDNAEKERENNKQRTEEIRAELSDLVTKLSNAEERSQSLEKEKASLDAELCENKKCLEEKKKEITELGILVEQMKKDQSVQVSDLQDKLKVQESKVQEKEEQLNETQTKISNLESSLEEKTSACSKLNEKMSHLLHEKENLEQSCSNLRTELKHANEKNELVSNSKEENQKLVEEKLQVIEDKDKTMESMLHSVKWVLSEDGDSQLGQVPAVEGNSEFSSVLEKLCDHINSVKNKLNEVSMEKSRIHNDLIESKQTLKNQSTEISKLQAVNQSLQQEVQTTLDAQGDLQKTMSEVDNVLSETKERVVELEEKLRETEAQLQEAVTESEGFNAQNIKLQEEISIMNGEIAAMREKSSKTESELQQSCQTNKDNTEVRKSLEEKISQKEQTLLSQSQMIGQLQEKVSSLEEQVLRHREEAHQWKDRLKDLTSEHEHLTKQYEELVQKNSEVQKTIELMQEEKNELEDKKKAVHTKLFDVERELSAMQEEKKKLCKDHKTLVGQMESERTDLKVKLEEAMSDVHTIGEQLKDTSSQLEAVDSEKERAESDKQELEQRLSELQNQLSEAEQQKNEAELSLRNVQDVSTGVEEEKSKLLEELEKLQTESSELSQQIETLKECGESQQSEIGRLQTKLAEVEAELEQKSSDWESKKHEMEEKILVLEKTLSESDSVRGSTLEIVKELEKEISEKSKTVEKLEQSLAEAMTENQSLMVSREEGETSQGRLVSEIETLKQEITALNFQLSSDQIEHEKSLQSYASKEIDLKSYEEKLHEKESLTQTLQEELLTIKQARETEAININKEIEDLSSQVSSLEKEKEVLAGELSQVCTGANTQKTKDLQSKESLCSQLRAQEEKQKDELNSIEENKDMEISQLKSDMKQLKKKIVQLTKEKDNLWQQTDRLTYEQKMQSTAKWMDEKSVTHCLGCKTEFTFMVRKHHCRLCGRVFCYNCSNNFVDSTYSRVPLSKKSRACNLCYQKYTQSDALSTSMISRLQEEEGPESEEEEQTSPKVLSPPVPAEDPENSSLQTSSVSENHTLSTETLGQPEVSNPPQHTSTPIKDPGRGQSTPNLETAPRENVEAEEAVVPGQVAANISISVVGQNETDEVKRVKKGSVGDGAEGLTKDEIFHLVSDEEIARSQSASSDDYQYQDPNPNVTTGTVIKAAELEKGEVNNSSEYWIKPGKSHAIPVVIDKQNTVLCWEFTSQPKDVIFSVTYVEFDRPDPTLTHFLVPACKCDSHKQAVRGELTAKQTGVYSLLFDNTYSRITSKKISYSLWTRHLGS; this is encoded by the exons ATGTCGGCACCCACTGTGCCCTTTGCCAGGAGTGGACAACAAGTGGCATCGTCCCCTGGGTCACAGGTGTCCTCATCCCCTACCCTTGTGTCTTATCCTCAGAATGATCGGATCATTCAGGATATTTCTG AGTGCATAGCTGACCTGAAGTCGGACTTCGAGGACAATCAGCAGCCACTGACCGATGACAATCAACAACTTCAGCGGTTCTGTGCCAAACTGGAGTACCTGCTGAGAGCCGACATGAAAG atAAGTACACAATACTGGGGAAGAAGAAGGACTACTGGGATTACATCTGTGACTGCTTGGGATCTACAAAGGGGATCAATGATGGGATTAAGTATGTGAAAACACTTGGAGAT TACAAGACTTCTGTGGGTAAGGGCCGAGCCTTTCTGCGCTTTTGTTTGATGCACAACAGAATGGCGGACAGTCTGCAGGCCTGTATCATGAACGGAAAAGTCACAAG TGACTATTTTCACCCAAAGTCAATATGGCTGAATCACGACAAAAGCAGCTCCCTGATCAGTAACCTTTATGACCTCACTGACCTTCAGTTCGACCTTGCACCCAGGGGTTATGACCTTGACAATGCCTGGCCATCATTTGCcaa GAAAACCCCAGGAAATCAAAACTGGAACCCCCCAAGTCGAGCGGACAGCATGAGCAGTCTAATCAGTATTCCCATTCAG GAGAATCGACGTGGAGAATCTTTTAGCGAGTCGTTTGACGTGGAGAACAGTCTGAGACAGGAGTATGGCGACCAGATCGAGGCTCTGGAGCAGCAGAAGAAAAGTCTACAGCAGTCTGTAGTCCACACAAAGTCCGAGATAGAAATCATCCAGGGGCAGTACGCTGATCTAAAGACTCAGCACGAGGCACTGACAGTGGAAAATAAGGAGCTTCAGAAGAG CCATGACAGAATGTGTCTGGAGGTGGAATCCAAAGAGAAGGAGATGCAGATGAGGGGGGAGGTTCACCAGAGAGAGGTGAAGAGTTTGGAGGAAGACCTGAAGAAGAGGGAGGAGGTGGGGCAAAGCCTCCAGGAGAAGATTGACAGGCTGGAGACCTCCCACCAAGGCAGCCATGACAGTCTGAGGACTCAAGTCTCAGAGCTGGAGAAGAGCAATGCTGACCTTCAGATGCAG GTTAGGAATCTAATGTCAGACCTTGCAAACAGCATTGAGGGGGATTCAAAGAAATCCGAAGAAATCTCCAGCCAGGAAGCAAAGGTAAAAACTCTGGAGTCCAAAAACCAGGAGTTACTTCAGCGCATTGAAAATATGATTGCTAGTAAAGATAGCGAGGCCTCGGCTAGGATGGACTCGGTCAATCAAATGCAGGGACTTGTGGGAAATCTGAAAGAGGTGGAGGCCGAGAAACTTCGACTAGAGACTCAGCTAGCGGAAATCATGCGGGAGAACGAGTCAAGGCGGTCACAGATAGAGGTAATGGAGAAAGAGAAAGTGGAGGGGGAAGAGAAGTGGCAGCAAGTTGTGGGTGAGCTGGAAAGGAAAGTCAAAGAGGTGGAAGATAACGccgagaaagagagagaaaataacaaacaaagGACAGAGGAAATCAGAGCAGAACTCAGTGATTTGGTGACTAAACTAAGCAATGCTGAAGAAAGATCTCAAAGCTTGGAGAAAGAGAAAGCTAGTCTGGATGCTGAATTATGTGAGAATAAGAAGTGCTTAGAGGAGAAGAAGAAAGAGATCACTGAACTTGGtatacttgttgaacaaatgAAGAAGGACCAGAGTGTTCAAGTGTCTGACCTCCAGGACAAATTGAAGGTTCAGGAATCCAAGGTTCAGGAGAAAGAAGAACAGTTAAATGAAACTCAAACAAAAATTTCCAATTTAGAATCTTCTCTTGAAGAAAAAACAAGTGCCTGCTCCAAGCTCAATGAAAAAATGTCGCAtcttttacatgaaaaagaGAACCTTGAACAAAGCTGCTCCAATCTACGAACAGAACTAAAGCATGCAAATGAAAAGAATGAACTGGTTAGTAATTCTAAGGAAGAAAACCAGAAACTGGTGGAAGAGAAACTTCAGGTTATTGAAGACAAGGATAAAACCATGGAAAGCATGCTTCATTCTGTCAAGTGGGTTCTGTCGGAGGATGGGGACAGCCAGCTTGGACAG GTACCAGCTGTTGAAGGAAACTCAGAATTTTCATCGGTGCTAGAAAAGTTATGTGATCAtataaactctgtaaaaaataaattaaatgaagtGTCCATGGAAAAGTCTAGGATtcataatgatttaattgaaagCAAGCAGACActgaaaaatcaaagtactgaaatatcCAAACTTCAGGCAGTAAACCAGAGTTTGCAACAAGAAGTTCAAACTACATTAGATGCTCAAGGGGATCTACAGAAGACAATGTCGGAAGTAGACAATGTCTTATCAGAAACCAAAGAAAGAGTTGTGGAGTTGGAGGAAAAGCTGAGGGAGACTGAGGCGCAGCTACAGGAAGCAGTGACGGAGAGCGAGGGATTTAATGCACAGAACATAAAATTACAGGAGGAAATTAGCATAATGAATGGTGAAATCGCAGCCATGAGggaaaaatcttcaaaaacaGAATCTGAGCTACAACAAAGCTGTCAGACCAACAAAGACAATACAGAAGTCAGGAAATCGCTGGAGGAGAAAATCAGCCAGAAGGAGCAGACATTGTTGTCTCAGTCTCAGATGATTGGGCAGCTACAGGAGAAAGTGTCCTCACTTGAGGAACAAGTCCTCAGACACCGGGAGGAGGCTCACCAGTGGAAGGACAGGCTCAAGGATCTTACCTCGGAACATGAACACCTGACAAAGCAATATGAGGAACTTGTTCAGAAAAACAGTGAAGTCCAAAAAACTATTGAACTCATGCAGGAAGAGAAGAATGAGTTGGAGGACAAAAAGAAAGCTGTGCATACAAAGCTTTTTGATGTAGAGCGGGAATTATCTGCGATGCAGGAGGAGAAAAAGAAACTGTGTAAAGATCACAAGACTCTTGTAGGTCAAATGGAAAGTGAAAGAACAGACCTGAAGGTGAAACTAGAGGAGGCTATGAGTGATGTTCATACTATTGGAGAACAGCTGAAGGATACATCCTCCCAGTTGGAAGCAGTGGACAGTGAGAAGGAGAGAGCAGAGAGTGACAAACAGGAGCTAGAACAACGGCTGAGTGAGCTACAGAACCAGCTGAGTGAGGCGGAACAACAAAAGAACGAGGCTGAACTGAGCCTGAGGAATGTCCAAGATGTCAGTACAGGTGTTGAAGAAGAAAAGAGTAAGTTGTTGGAAGAACTGGAGAAATTGCAGACGGAGAGTTCAGAACTTTCTCAACAAATAGAAACACTAAAGGAATGTGGAGAGTCTCAGCAGAGTGAGATTGGTAGACTCCAGACAAAACTAGCTGAAGTGGAGGCTGAACTTGAACAAAAAAGCAGTGATTGGGAGAGTAAGAAACATGAAATGGAGGAAAAGATTCTTGTGTTAGAAAAGACATTGTCAGAAAGTGACTCAGTCAGAGGCTCAACATTGGAGATAGTAAAAGAGTTGGAGAAAGAGATAAGTGAAAAATCAAAGACTGTTGAAAAGTTGGAGCAGTCTTTAGCGGAAGCCATGACAGAAAACCAGAGTCTAATGGTGAGTAGGGAGGAGGGGGAGACGTCACAGGGTCGACTGGTGTCGGAGATAGAGACACTGAAGCAGGAGATCACGGCACTCAACTTCCAGCTCAGCTCTGACCAAATTGAACACGAGAAGTCCTTGCAG AGCTATGCTTCCAAAGAGATCGATTTGAAGAGCTATGAAGAGAAACTTCATGAGAAAGAGTCACTGACGCAGACCCTACAAGAGGAACTGCTAACGATTAAACAAGCGAGGGAGACAGAGGCGATTAACATCAACAAAGAG ATTGAAGACTTGAGCTCCCAAGTGTCATCAttagagaaagagaaagaagtGCTTGCAGGAGAATTATCGCAGGTGTGTACAGGTGCAAACACACAG AAAACAAAAGATCTACAAAGTAAAGAGAGCCTCTGTTCTCAGCTTAGG GCACAAGAAGAAAAACAGAAAGATGAGTTGAATTCTATTGAGGAGAACAAGGACATGGAGATCTCACAACTGAAAAGTGACATGAAAcagttgaaaaagaaaattgtccAGCTGACAAA GGAGAAAGACAATCTTTGGCAGCAGACAGACCGCCTAACTTACGAACAGAAGATGCAGTCAACCGCGAAGTGGATGGACGAGAAGTCGGTCACACACTGCCTGGGCTGTAAAACCGAGTTCACCTTCATGGTTAGAAAG catCACTGTCGGCTGTGTGGTCGGGTATTCTGTTACAACTGTAGCAACAATTTTGTAGACTCTACATATAGCAG GGTCCCATTAAG TAAGAAGTCCCGGGCCTGTAATCTGTGTTACCAGAAGTATACCCAGTCTGATGCCCTCAGTACCTCAATGATCAGTCGCCTACAGGAGGAGGAGGGGCCAGAGAGTGAAGAGGAGGAGCAGACCTCGCCCAAAGTCCTCAGTCCCCCCGTCCCAG CTGAAGATCCAGAAAACTCCAGTCTTCAGACCAGCAGTGTTAGTGAGAATCATACTCTGTCCACTGAAACTTTGGGTCAACCAGAGGTCAGCAACCCTCCCCAACATACCTCCACCCCCATCAAAGACCCAGGGAGGGGACAGTCCACACCGAACCTTGAGACGGCCCCCAGGGAGAACGTGGAAGCAGAGGAGGCTGTGGTACCTGGACAGGTGGCAGCAAACATCTCCATCTCTGTAGTCGGACAGAATGAGACAGACGAAGTGAAGAGAGTTAAAAAGGGAAGTGTAGG GGATGGAGCGGAGGGTTTGACCAAGGATGAAATCTTCCACCTGGTCAGTGATGAGGAGATTGCGAGATCCCAGAGCGCTTCGTCTGATGACTACCAGTACCAGGATCCCAACCCAAA TGTCACCACTGGTACAGTCATTAAGGCAGCAGAGCTTGAGAAAGGGGAGGTAAACAACTCAAGTGAATACTGGATCAAGCCGGGTAAAAGTCATGCCATTCCCGTGGTGATTGATAAGCAGAACACGGTGCTGTGCTGGGAGTTCACTTCCCAACCCAAG GATGTGATCTTCAGTGTGACCTACGTGGAGTTTGACCGGCCTGACCCCACCCTCACTCACTTCCTGGTACCGGCCTGTAAGTGTGATTCCCACAAACAGGCAGTCCGAGGGGAGCTGACCGCCAAGCAGACCGGTGTCTACTCACTGCTGTTTGACAACACCTACTCCAG AATAACGTCCAAAAAAATCAGCTACTCCTTGTGGACCAGACACCTGGGGAGCTGA
- the LOC128187786 gene encoding FYVE and coiled-coil domain-containing protein 1-like isoform X2 codes for MSAPTVPFARSGQQVASSPGSQVSSSPTLVSYPQNDRIIQDISECIADLKSDFEDNQQPLTDDNQQLQRFCAKLEYLLRADMKDKYTILGKKKDYWDYICDCLGSTKGINDGIKYVKTLGDYKTSVGKGRAFLRFCLMHNRMADSLQACIMNGKVTSDYFHPKSIWLNHDKSSSLISNLYDLTDLQFDLAPRGYDLDNAWPSFAKKTPGNQNWNPPSRADSMSSLISIPIQENRRGESFSESFDVENSLRQEYGDQIEALEQQKKSLQQSVVHTKSEIEIIQGQYADLKTQHEALTVENKELQKSHDRMCLEVESKEKEMQMRGEVHQREVKSLEEDLKKREEVGQSLQEKIDRLETSHQGSHDSLRTQVSELEKSNADLQMQVRNLMSDLANSIEGDSKKSEEISSQEAKVKTLESKNQELLQRIENMIASKDSEASARMDSVNQMQGLVGNLKEVEAEKLRLETQLAEIMRENESRRSQIEVMEKEKVEGEEKWQQVVGELERKVKEVEDNAEKERENNKQRTEEIRAELSDLVTKLSNAEERSQSLEKEKASLDAELCENKKCLEEKKKEITELGILVEQMKKDQSVQVSDLQDKLKVQESKVQEKEEQLNETQTKISNLESSLEEKTSACSKLNEKMSHLLHEKENLEQSCSNLRTELKHANEKNELVSNSKEENQKLVEEKLQVIEDKDKTMESMLHSVKWVLSEDGDSQLGQVPAVEGNSEFSSVLEKLCDHINSVKNKLNEVSMEKSRIHNDLIESKQTLKNQSTEISKLQAVNQSLQQEVQTTLDAQGDLQKTMSEVDNVLSETKERVVELEEKLRETEAQLQEAVTESEGFNAQNIKLQEEISIMNGEIAAMREKSSKTESELQQSCQTNKDNTEVRKSLEEKISQKEQTLLSQSQMIGQLQEKVSSLEEQVLRHREEAHQWKDRLKDLTSEHEHLTKQYEELVQKNSEVQKTIELMQEEKNELEDKKKAVHTKLFDVERELSAMQEEKKKLCKDHKTLVGQMESERTDLKVKLEEAMSDVHTIGEQLKDTSSQLEAVDSEKERAESDKQELEQRLSELQNQLSEAEQQKNEAELSLRNVQDVSTGVEEEKSKLLEELEKLQTESSELSQQIETLKECGESQQSEIGRLQTKLAEVEAELEQKSSDWESKKHEMEEKILVLEKTLSESDSVRGSTLEIVKELEKEISEKSKTVEKLEQSLAEAMTENQSLMVSREEGETSQGRLVSEIETLKQEITALNFQLSSDQIEHEKSLQSYASKEIDLKSYEEKLHEKESLTQTLQEELLTIKQARETEAININKEIEDLSSQVSSLEKEKEVLAGELSQVCTGANTQKTKDLQSKESLCSQLRAQEEKQKDELNSIEENKDMEISQLKSDMKQLKKKIVQLTKEKDNLWQQTDRLTYEQKMQSTAKWMDEKSVTHCLGCKTEFTFMVRKHHCRLCGRVFCYNCSNNFVDSTYSSKKSRACNLCYQKYTQSDALSTSMISRLQEEEGPESEEEEQTSPKVLSPPVPAEDPENSSLQTSSVSENHTLSTETLGQPEVSNPPQHTSTPIKDPGRGQSTPNLETAPRENVEAEEAVVPGQVAANISISVVGQNETDEVKRVKKGSVGDGAEGLTKDEIFHLVSDEEIARSQSASSDDYQYQDPNPNVTTGTVIKAAELEKGEVNNSSEYWIKPGKSHAIPVVIDKQNTVLCWEFTSQPKDVIFSVTYVEFDRPDPTLTHFLVPACKCDSHKQAVRGELTAKQTGVYSLLFDNTYSRITSKKISYSLWTRHLGS; via the exons ATGTCGGCACCCACTGTGCCCTTTGCCAGGAGTGGACAACAAGTGGCATCGTCCCCTGGGTCACAGGTGTCCTCATCCCCTACCCTTGTGTCTTATCCTCAGAATGATCGGATCATTCAGGATATTTCTG AGTGCATAGCTGACCTGAAGTCGGACTTCGAGGACAATCAGCAGCCACTGACCGATGACAATCAACAACTTCAGCGGTTCTGTGCCAAACTGGAGTACCTGCTGAGAGCCGACATGAAAG atAAGTACACAATACTGGGGAAGAAGAAGGACTACTGGGATTACATCTGTGACTGCTTGGGATCTACAAAGGGGATCAATGATGGGATTAAGTATGTGAAAACACTTGGAGAT TACAAGACTTCTGTGGGTAAGGGCCGAGCCTTTCTGCGCTTTTGTTTGATGCACAACAGAATGGCGGACAGTCTGCAGGCCTGTATCATGAACGGAAAAGTCACAAG TGACTATTTTCACCCAAAGTCAATATGGCTGAATCACGACAAAAGCAGCTCCCTGATCAGTAACCTTTATGACCTCACTGACCTTCAGTTCGACCTTGCACCCAGGGGTTATGACCTTGACAATGCCTGGCCATCATTTGCcaa GAAAACCCCAGGAAATCAAAACTGGAACCCCCCAAGTCGAGCGGACAGCATGAGCAGTCTAATCAGTATTCCCATTCAG GAGAATCGACGTGGAGAATCTTTTAGCGAGTCGTTTGACGTGGAGAACAGTCTGAGACAGGAGTATGGCGACCAGATCGAGGCTCTGGAGCAGCAGAAGAAAAGTCTACAGCAGTCTGTAGTCCACACAAAGTCCGAGATAGAAATCATCCAGGGGCAGTACGCTGATCTAAAGACTCAGCACGAGGCACTGACAGTGGAAAATAAGGAGCTTCAGAAGAG CCATGACAGAATGTGTCTGGAGGTGGAATCCAAAGAGAAGGAGATGCAGATGAGGGGGGAGGTTCACCAGAGAGAGGTGAAGAGTTTGGAGGAAGACCTGAAGAAGAGGGAGGAGGTGGGGCAAAGCCTCCAGGAGAAGATTGACAGGCTGGAGACCTCCCACCAAGGCAGCCATGACAGTCTGAGGACTCAAGTCTCAGAGCTGGAGAAGAGCAATGCTGACCTTCAGATGCAG GTTAGGAATCTAATGTCAGACCTTGCAAACAGCATTGAGGGGGATTCAAAGAAATCCGAAGAAATCTCCAGCCAGGAAGCAAAGGTAAAAACTCTGGAGTCCAAAAACCAGGAGTTACTTCAGCGCATTGAAAATATGATTGCTAGTAAAGATAGCGAGGCCTCGGCTAGGATGGACTCGGTCAATCAAATGCAGGGACTTGTGGGAAATCTGAAAGAGGTGGAGGCCGAGAAACTTCGACTAGAGACTCAGCTAGCGGAAATCATGCGGGAGAACGAGTCAAGGCGGTCACAGATAGAGGTAATGGAGAAAGAGAAAGTGGAGGGGGAAGAGAAGTGGCAGCAAGTTGTGGGTGAGCTGGAAAGGAAAGTCAAAGAGGTGGAAGATAACGccgagaaagagagagaaaataacaaacaaagGACAGAGGAAATCAGAGCAGAACTCAGTGATTTGGTGACTAAACTAAGCAATGCTGAAGAAAGATCTCAAAGCTTGGAGAAAGAGAAAGCTAGTCTGGATGCTGAATTATGTGAGAATAAGAAGTGCTTAGAGGAGAAGAAGAAAGAGATCACTGAACTTGGtatacttgttgaacaaatgAAGAAGGACCAGAGTGTTCAAGTGTCTGACCTCCAGGACAAATTGAAGGTTCAGGAATCCAAGGTTCAGGAGAAAGAAGAACAGTTAAATGAAACTCAAACAAAAATTTCCAATTTAGAATCTTCTCTTGAAGAAAAAACAAGTGCCTGCTCCAAGCTCAATGAAAAAATGTCGCAtcttttacatgaaaaagaGAACCTTGAACAAAGCTGCTCCAATCTACGAACAGAACTAAAGCATGCAAATGAAAAGAATGAACTGGTTAGTAATTCTAAGGAAGAAAACCAGAAACTGGTGGAAGAGAAACTTCAGGTTATTGAAGACAAGGATAAAACCATGGAAAGCATGCTTCATTCTGTCAAGTGGGTTCTGTCGGAGGATGGGGACAGCCAGCTTGGACAG GTACCAGCTGTTGAAGGAAACTCAGAATTTTCATCGGTGCTAGAAAAGTTATGTGATCAtataaactctgtaaaaaataaattaaatgaagtGTCCATGGAAAAGTCTAGGATtcataatgatttaattgaaagCAAGCAGACActgaaaaatcaaagtactgaaatatcCAAACTTCAGGCAGTAAACCAGAGTTTGCAACAAGAAGTTCAAACTACATTAGATGCTCAAGGGGATCTACAGAAGACAATGTCGGAAGTAGACAATGTCTTATCAGAAACCAAAGAAAGAGTTGTGGAGTTGGAGGAAAAGCTGAGGGAGACTGAGGCGCAGCTACAGGAAGCAGTGACGGAGAGCGAGGGATTTAATGCACAGAACATAAAATTACAGGAGGAAATTAGCATAATGAATGGTGAAATCGCAGCCATGAGggaaaaatcttcaaaaacaGAATCTGAGCTACAACAAAGCTGTCAGACCAACAAAGACAATACAGAAGTCAGGAAATCGCTGGAGGAGAAAATCAGCCAGAAGGAGCAGACATTGTTGTCTCAGTCTCAGATGATTGGGCAGCTACAGGAGAAAGTGTCCTCACTTGAGGAACAAGTCCTCAGACACCGGGAGGAGGCTCACCAGTGGAAGGACAGGCTCAAGGATCTTACCTCGGAACATGAACACCTGACAAAGCAATATGAGGAACTTGTTCAGAAAAACAGTGAAGTCCAAAAAACTATTGAACTCATGCAGGAAGAGAAGAATGAGTTGGAGGACAAAAAGAAAGCTGTGCATACAAAGCTTTTTGATGTAGAGCGGGAATTATCTGCGATGCAGGAGGAGAAAAAGAAACTGTGTAAAGATCACAAGACTCTTGTAGGTCAAATGGAAAGTGAAAGAACAGACCTGAAGGTGAAACTAGAGGAGGCTATGAGTGATGTTCATACTATTGGAGAACAGCTGAAGGATACATCCTCCCAGTTGGAAGCAGTGGACAGTGAGAAGGAGAGAGCAGAGAGTGACAAACAGGAGCTAGAACAACGGCTGAGTGAGCTACAGAACCAGCTGAGTGAGGCGGAACAACAAAAGAACGAGGCTGAACTGAGCCTGAGGAATGTCCAAGATGTCAGTACAGGTGTTGAAGAAGAAAAGAGTAAGTTGTTGGAAGAACTGGAGAAATTGCAGACGGAGAGTTCAGAACTTTCTCAACAAATAGAAACACTAAAGGAATGTGGAGAGTCTCAGCAGAGTGAGATTGGTAGACTCCAGACAAAACTAGCTGAAGTGGAGGCTGAACTTGAACAAAAAAGCAGTGATTGGGAGAGTAAGAAACATGAAATGGAGGAAAAGATTCTTGTGTTAGAAAAGACATTGTCAGAAAGTGACTCAGTCAGAGGCTCAACATTGGAGATAGTAAAAGAGTTGGAGAAAGAGATAAGTGAAAAATCAAAGACTGTTGAAAAGTTGGAGCAGTCTTTAGCGGAAGCCATGACAGAAAACCAGAGTCTAATGGTGAGTAGGGAGGAGGGGGAGACGTCACAGGGTCGACTGGTGTCGGAGATAGAGACACTGAAGCAGGAGATCACGGCACTCAACTTCCAGCTCAGCTCTGACCAAATTGAACACGAGAAGTCCTTGCAG AGCTATGCTTCCAAAGAGATCGATTTGAAGAGCTATGAAGAGAAACTTCATGAGAAAGAGTCACTGACGCAGACCCTACAAGAGGAACTGCTAACGATTAAACAAGCGAGGGAGACAGAGGCGATTAACATCAACAAAGAG ATTGAAGACTTGAGCTCCCAAGTGTCATCAttagagaaagagaaagaagtGCTTGCAGGAGAATTATCGCAGGTGTGTACAGGTGCAAACACACAG AAAACAAAAGATCTACAAAGTAAAGAGAGCCTCTGTTCTCAGCTTAGG GCACAAGAAGAAAAACAGAAAGATGAGTTGAATTCTATTGAGGAGAACAAGGACATGGAGATCTCACAACTGAAAAGTGACATGAAAcagttgaaaaagaaaattgtccAGCTGACAAA GGAGAAAGACAATCTTTGGCAGCAGACAGACCGCCTAACTTACGAACAGAAGATGCAGTCAACCGCGAAGTGGATGGACGAGAAGTCGGTCACACACTGCCTGGGCTGTAAAACCGAGTTCACCTTCATGGTTAGAAAG catCACTGTCGGCTGTGTGGTCGGGTATTCTGTTACAACTGTAGCAACAATTTTGTAGACTCTACATATAGCAG TAAGAAGTCCCGGGCCTGTAATCTGTGTTACCAGAAGTATACCCAGTCTGATGCCCTCAGTACCTCAATGATCAGTCGCCTACAGGAGGAGGAGGGGCCAGAGAGTGAAGAGGAGGAGCAGACCTCGCCCAAAGTCCTCAGTCCCCCCGTCCCAG CTGAAGATCCAGAAAACTCCAGTCTTCAGACCAGCAGTGTTAGTGAGAATCATACTCTGTCCACTGAAACTTTGGGTCAACCAGAGGTCAGCAACCCTCCCCAACATACCTCCACCCCCATCAAAGACCCAGGGAGGGGACAGTCCACACCGAACCTTGAGACGGCCCCCAGGGAGAACGTGGAAGCAGAGGAGGCTGTGGTACCTGGACAGGTGGCAGCAAACATCTCCATCTCTGTAGTCGGACAGAATGAGACAGACGAAGTGAAGAGAGTTAAAAAGGGAAGTGTAGG GGATGGAGCGGAGGGTTTGACCAAGGATGAAATCTTCCACCTGGTCAGTGATGAGGAGATTGCGAGATCCCAGAGCGCTTCGTCTGATGACTACCAGTACCAGGATCCCAACCCAAA TGTCACCACTGGTACAGTCATTAAGGCAGCAGAGCTTGAGAAAGGGGAGGTAAACAACTCAAGTGAATACTGGATCAAGCCGGGTAAAAGTCATGCCATTCCCGTGGTGATTGATAAGCAGAACACGGTGCTGTGCTGGGAGTTCACTTCCCAACCCAAG GATGTGATCTTCAGTGTGACCTACGTGGAGTTTGACCGGCCTGACCCCACCCTCACTCACTTCCTGGTACCGGCCTGTAAGTGTGATTCCCACAAACAGGCAGTCCGAGGGGAGCTGACCGCCAAGCAGACCGGTGTCTACTCACTGCTGTTTGACAACACCTACTCCAG AATAACGTCCAAAAAAATCAGCTACTCCTTGTGGACCAGACACCTGGGGAGCTGA